The Xyrauchen texanus isolate HMW12.3.18 chromosome 13, RBS_HiC_50CHRs, whole genome shotgun sequence genome contains the following window.
CCCTGTCTCCTTTTCCCTCCTCTCCCTTTTCATGCATACATCTGCACATATAAATCACActtgctcgctcgctcgctctctggGGGAGGTTTTGGAGTTGCATGTTTTTGGGGATGATAGAACAAACTCCTATGGGAGCATATATATTTGTGCTTGTGGGCAGTACAGTTAAAAGGTCACAGACACAGCAAGCGTGACCCCTCAACACCCTTGTCGCCTTGAGGGATTGTTGGTAACAGGGCAGAACGAGTCAACCCCCAGAAACGAGGCGGACTAAGATCCTTCTTTACCGCAGAGAACTTCCAGCCCATATGAGAACCACAGGTTCTGCACTGAGCAATTGTccatgcatacctaaagaacaaatacatactcaaaataaatgttgttacatacaatatatatattgtgttctTGGATTAATTCTTAAACCTTCTGAAAAGATCAAAACAAGTGCTTGCCACAAGGGCATCAGGCCATTGCTAAAATTAGAGCaatcaaaagtaaaaaatatgaatttttcaGCGTACACAAACATTGAATCTCACCCTGGAAACCAACTATGCAGTGTGGAAGGTCGTCCGATCAGGTTGAGATTGTTGGCTTTGTAGACCGTAAGTGTCTCATGAACATATCCATGTGGATTCACATATGCTGCCATTGGCCCATACAGAGACAGACTAAAAAGAGAGGAGAGTTGTGTCAGTAAATGAAAAGTCTTTCATTTCAATGCAATCTAAGTTGATTGCCTTTTTCAACATGTCACTTTGAAATTCAGGGCTCACCTAAAGATCTCATTCTTGCTGGTTATCTCTGTATCCTGACACTGTTTGCAGCACAGAGAGGTGCACTACAAGGACAAGCAAATCCATCAAAATATTGGAAAAAACATGTTAGATTAATTTAACAACAGACAACTTGATATTTGTACATGTATACACAAAGgcagacacatatacacaccctGTCCATGATGTCCAACTCACAGCGAAGTCTCTGAATGGCACTACTGATCTTCAGTAGCTGCAATCTTAAAGCATCATCTATTGGCAGACATGCAGCCACCCTGTATGAGAAATCTGTACAGAGAAACACACATTCTAACTATctgagagggtgtgtgtgaggGCCCCAGGCAtgaaaatgttgtgtgtgtgtgcacttgcgTACCTGTGGGATTTGTAGGCAGAGACTCATCTTTGAGGTTTTCATCCCATTCGTGGAGTTGTTTCTTTACTCTGCTCATAAGAGTGTTCTTGAGAGAGACACATACACAACCATCAGCACTAAATAGTCTCAGAAGGGTCTTTTAAAAAGCGAGTTCAGTCAGAGGGTAATTGTCTTAGAAGGGAacaatagggcatagggatgatcacttctcaATGGGACATAAACTGTAAAGTTGGGCTGTAAACtcaagcctattggctatttgtAAAGAGATCAAACTTACCGAGTCATAAAGGGCATACACCCAGGGAGGCCATGTGGTCATACTAGCACAATGGAGCTTcttctacaaaagaaagaaagacaaagatTATGTAGATTATGTAACAAGTAAAGATTATGGCTGCATCGAAATTCGCATAATGTTagagtatgtactgcatttgatgaagaatATACATCTAGGCTGTTACATAAGTATAttactgtaaagggatttagaagggaaaggaggcggcgagaactggcttgtcaatataaataatattttaatgcgcaacttaaaacacaaacacacacacacacacacacacacacacacacacacagttgtgtttccatgttttatagggactttccatagacataatggtttttatactgtacaaactttatattctatcccctaaacctaaccctacccctaaacctaaacctcacagaaaacattctgcatttttacattttcaaaaaacataatttagtatgatttataagctgttttcctcatggggaccgacaaaatgtccccacaaggtcaaaaatttcgggttttactatccttatggggacatttggtacccacaacgtgataaatacacgctcacacacacacacacacacacacacacacacacacacacacacacacgtcagtaaattatctctctctgtcgctccatCCTCCGCTGTCAGCCTTTATCcgtctcggaggcttgattagcctgataagggaccgggtatgtagaatcacgacccggccccgccttccgccctgccacaattatctTATATGAAAGCAGTGATTCTCAACCCAGGAACTTTCagaattttacattggacatgaaGCGGCGACCCAACGCAGTACCAAAACCTAACAAATTGTCAACAAAGCCCTCTACattgcaagtaaatcacttgcatatgcgaCCAAATTTCAAAACCGTGCgactaaaatgtgtattttattagcCACTGGCGAGTAAATATTCCGATTTACTCACCAGAGATTGAGATGAGTAGCGGCGAAGAACTTAAATACCACATTCCTTTTACTGAATAAGAAGCTGGAGAATAAGAATCTGGATTCAGCCTCACTTTTACTGCTTGTTGCATCTCGTGAGTGCACACCCTTATTTGGCTGCAGTTCATCACAATCATTTTAGTTCAGCCATAAAAGGGCATTGACATTGCATTTAAGTCCACTCTAACTTTGGTTAATCTTTTCCTCGTAttgttttcacaacattctccatATTACAGCATGGCTACAGACCAGTGACacatttgttggaaatctttTAGAACGTAAATGTGTTAGAACTCGAGAGATTGTAGATTTTAATTTGagaatgtgtaaaataaatatttggaaaaCTAAGTCATACACATTATACATGTAAAAGTTTCCTTTTGCTGCGTTCCGTGTATTTTGTATCCAAAGACGAGACCCAGGCATCCTATTTTCATTTCATGTATCTTTTAATATCCtatctgttatttacagtcagtaagtgatcaaaaagataaaaaagaaacatcaTTTCGAATCATACGTTGCACATATGTGCAGGGTCGTAGCAAGTTATTCTGGGCCCCCTAACTGTATATTGGtcagggcccctttcctattaaaaaatacagtttagaatttgttgtgggggcCCCCCCTGGACCTATGTGaacctagaatcattaccacctttcaccccactagctacggccctgcgtATGAGGGATAAATTACCGTGCAACTTCTCTCTCAATAATGTGCGCTACGCTAATTCAACAATAAACAATTGCTCACAGAGCTgatctcttaaagagacagtaccaatgtAGCGTTTGtcatacatatcaatgtaaattacACAAGtgcacataaacaaacatgcaacagagggggggcctgtgtagctcagcaagtaaagatgccgactaccacacctggagtcgcgagtttgaatccagggcatgctgagtgactccagccaggtctcctaagcaaccaaattggcctgttgctagggagggtagagtcactcctcgtggtcactataatgtggttattgctctcagtggggcacgtggcgagttgtgcctGGATGCTGCGGAAAATAGCGTGAAGACTCCACACgagctacgtctctgcggtaacgcactcaacaagccatgtgataagatgtgcagactgACGTATCAGACACTGAGAtccatcctccaccacccggattgaggagagtcactacgccaccatgaggactaagagcgcattgggaatcgggcattccaaattgggggaaaaaaaaacttgctAAAAAAAACGCAGTAATGTAGTATGTGTAGaagacataaatatttaaaaggcacaatcatacattatgaaatataacttcagaaaacactgtaaataattaatttaacaagTAGGCTTGTGCTGTATCTAAGGGTTttgtaaattaatataatttttttttgcatagtagttttgatatagtagcactattattttttatgatacaattattaattctattttcattattaggtttcaaccttgtgaatattttgtttaaaatatgtatGAAAATCATATAAATTGATATAATGTGAAATTTGAACATGTGTACAcaatctaaaatgtgattaaaaggatcaaaagtgaaatatgaaaataaaatgaacaatctTGCATAATATATTGCGTGAAATCAAATATATGAAAACAATTCCTTGGTtttcttaatatccttttagttTTTAGTTGAATTATGCTTACATGCCATCAAAAGTCTGGCCAGTAAAAACGAAACATTTTCTTTCTCCGATTGGACAAATTCTGTGATTCATTCTCCAACATGTCTGTAGATGGTTgcaacaaaaatgtccttaaatcatacattgaatttattaatattaccatgaactatATTGGTGGGACATAGATGAATTGGcagttttgtacatttataaagaGCAGATACGGTTTGTGGCATCTTATTATTTGGATTTTACATTGCCTCTTTTCTGCTGTCTGAGACAGAACAGACCTGCAAttcaccagttgagaaacaccgTACTAAAGcattgtgtgtgcatttgtgagtgaTAGGTGTTTAAGTGAGTTACCTGTCTATAGGTCTGGCTGCACCTGACCTGTTGTGGTGTTGTTTGTGATTGTCTTGTCTGtggcatgtgtgtgtgcaagcgTTGCAGGAAATGCAGTCCACATAAAGGGTCTGGCAGAATCCTCTCAGTTAaaatttgtacttttgcctgaCGAATCCTATAAAAGACACAAGTATTAACAATGATATACAATCAAATTAGCTTTTTGAGTATGTTTGCATTTACAGTACTGTGTTTTATGTATTATTCAGTGTTGTGCAtctttctatatttatattttgcagatGACTCCTACCCATCTGCTTGTGTTCGTATATCGTGCACTCTGAAGCGTTGCCGTCCAACGGCTTTGATCTTTACTGTCTCTATGCCGTACTCCTGTTCCTCGCGAAATGCATAAATCTCTGCAGTTGTCCCAAATTCTGCCTTTATCTCTACTCCACTCGCATCAGGActgatgcagacagacagacagacagacagacagacagacaattatTCAGTGAAGTTATAACCAACAGTAAATGCTGAGATCATTCTGTTACATTAATACAAATCTATCAAAGGTTATAGGTGAGGTTAGAGGTTATTTTACATGCTACTCGGTGTCTTGCTTTTGTGAGTACCTGTGTGCAAGTACTGCAAATGTGCGATCATGGCTTATGAGTGTACGGAACATGCTGACCTCCTGTGGCCGGAAAAGTTGCAAAGGCAGAGTCTGACCTGGGATCAGTATAAGAGCAACATGGGGAAGAACGGGCAGATTCTGCACACTGTCTTCATCATGCAGAGTGCGGCCGTGAAACTCCTCCATGTCTGAGCCTAGATACTTCACAGGCataaatgaatgcacacacatgcagacaaacacataaaaaaacagaTCTTGGTAACTtacaggaatagtttacccaaaaatgaaaattttcaatagtttctcaccctcatgcatcacagatatgtatgacttgctttcttctgctgagcaaagatttttagaagaatatttcagctttgtaggtccacatGATGCAACTGAATGAGTACTacaattttgaagctctaaaagcatataaagacagcacaaaggtagtccatacaactccagtggttttccAGAGGACTCCATGTTTTCATAAGCAATATGATGAGTGCGGGTGAAAAacacattaatatttaagtccttttctacaatcagtctccactttctcttttatatttttcttaatttgtttttggcaattcaccttttttgtgcatattgccacttactgggcagggaggagaattgaaagaaaaaagtatttaaatattgatctgtttctcacccacaactatcatatcacttctgaagatatagatttaaccacttgagtcacatggattacttttacactttctttgtgtgcattttggagcttcaaaatgtatgtacccattcacttgtattgaatggaccaacagagctgaaatattcttctaaaaatctttgttagtgttttgcagaagaaagaacccGGGATGGCATTAGGTGTGTAACGATCCATCGATCTGGATCAAATAACCAACGATGCAATTTCACCGATGCAATGCGTAAACatcaatgtatatattttttaaaggcgCACGTTTATTTTAACACTACAATGCCAGCCATGTCCGTACTTATTTCCGTCAAGCCATGCAGCAACCTTTCTGACATACATCTGGCTTCATGAGCACTAAATATACTTCTCATGTGGGACACAGATGTGCGCAAAGTTATTGAAGAGTGATTCAATCGGCCTTCCTTCAATATCTTAGTGCATTTGAATTGTACATGAGAATCTTCTTTTTTACGGGGGTCAATTCAACCATGTCAAACGGCTTAAGAGCCACGATATTCTGAATAGCGCTGATGAGGAAAAGAGAAAACAAGCATCttcacatcaacacccttactaccatttatcacagtaaactctAACAGAAATGTTCAATACAACTGCAGAAGTTGTAGCAAAGATAAAACATAGATAGCACATACTCCGGGATATTATGCATTGAAAGACATGTTTGACTATTGTAGAGATGACAAATTGTCATTGTAGGGTTTCCCTCATTCCACAAGGCAATGAGCGGTCATCAAACGATTGATGATCACATGCATGTGACTTTATCTTTTCACATTATTTATTTCTCAGTATTATATTTTACAACATCTGAAGTAACTTATTTTCTTGTGGATGTCCAGATGTGTATACTGGATTTGCATTTTTCAGAGTGAtcaataaattattcaaataaaattttggttgcatttgtgagattattttttttttaactgattgtgtaaaataggcacataatattcTAATATCAATCGTAGGCTcctgaattgaattgaactaATTTTGCGGCAGACTTTGAGGTATTGCAAACATCTGATCGCTGGCTAAGAGAATTGTATCTGATCATATCATCATGAAACCcctagatggcatgagggtgagtaaatgatgagattttattttagggtgaactatccctttaatgggtaTATAACAAATTGTAATTTATTAGAAAGCAGGATTGAATCAAACTTCTCAGTTCACTTTGGCCATAAACTATTTGCAAAACAAATGAATTTGCATGTTAATGAATTACGATAAAGAGCTATATCCAAAATATAATTATGACTTGTTGGCCTCAAGTTACATGACAGACTACTCACAGCATGTGATGTTGGCAGACTCGTGTCAAAGTTTATAACACTTGGCTTTTCTGCAGCCTCACCATCTCGATCATCTGTTTCCATGCCATCCTCTTCTCCCTCttcattttctgtagaaagagaGTCAGAGCTAGAGAGTAAAAATAGTTTCATTTTCACCCCTTTCAACCTACTTTCGCTTTTCATCTCATTTACTACATGGTTGGCTTAGGATGACATGGTCAGAGATATTAATGTTACTTATCAACAAGCTAATGTCCTATCCAgttacagtatgtgtgaaaaAAATCAGAATGTAAGAAtacaagtgaatgtaaacagtgaaAACAACCACTGTACAATACAGTAAAGCACATATATACGTGCAGACTTGGCTCAAAACTGTTGTTTCAGCAATTTAGACTAGAATAAATGTACAACATCAAAACAGccgtttcaaaaatatttttccaaaaacatgtttttaaaggaAAAACTGTCATGCACTGCGGATTTGTATATGTCTGCAAAAACCTTCCTTTATCTATTGAGGAGGATATTAAGCAGGTATGCGTTTGATATTGTTCAAGCTGCCTGTTTAATTGGAGACTATTCGGCATACGCACCTGGCAGGAGTTGAAGCTGGTTCCCCATTTCGTCGTTAATGTTGTTGTCGCCTCCGCCCCTCTCAGCAGCCATTGCCCGTGTGTTTACAATCCGCACTCAACGAGCAATGCACGTCTGACGTCTGAGCGGGAAAATATAGAGCGCCTCAATGTGGACGGATGTCAGAATTTTATGTCTGAATTTATAGTCTGCACAGAGGAAGCGTTTGCAAAATATAGGAATAATCTGATTAAAATTACACTTGTACCAATCGTGACAAAGTGATACCTCACCAGCTTTGGGAAGGTGTTGGGTGTATCAGCTGGCATGACCAACATAAAACTGCTTTGGTAAGTCTGATGGAATATCAAAAGTTGTAGATATCTCAGAAAGCTTGGTAGGTTGGTATTCGTTCCAACTGATCCAAACTTAAAAATGCGCGAATGCCTTTGCATTAggtaacaaaatgtcaaacgaAGTGTCATTTGTTTTAAAGATAGCCCAAGCACATTTAAAGCAAATCATTTCACAGAAACACTTGTGTTTACACTTAGGATAGCTGTGTGAAGCtgacttttaaaaataacaattaaaccatttggttaaaggattagttcatacTAAAAAATCTCatctcatttgctcaccctcctgccattccagatgtgtttggctttcttctgcagaacacaaaagaagatttttagaagaatatttcagctctttaggtccaatgtaagtgaatggtggttaGAAATGTGATTcttcacaaatcacataaagtcagcatagaagtaatccataagactccagtggttaaatccatgtcttatgaagtgatataataggtgtgggttagaaatagatcaatatttaagttttactgtaaatgtcctctttcacttccacatttatcttcttttgttttttggtgatttcaTGCATATCACAACcaactggttggggctggtcaaaggttgagatttatacaaaaacaaaaaaaaagacttattgatctgtgtctcacccacacatattatatcacttaaaaatattgagatttaaccactggagacttatgtattttaaatgtaacattattgtgtgagctatccctttacATTTAATTGCATGAAAGGTTAGAAAGGATAAATGATTGAATAAAGGGAAAAGGTATAGTATCGTTTGTGTGtagatgccacttgctttgatattttgttacctaATGCAGTACCTCTTCATGGGCCTTTGAGTCTTTACCCTGCTGAGTGATTTGAGGCTGGGGCCCAACCTTGTCATTTTGTTCTGGGCCCTGCAAAAATCTTTTTTGGGGCTGCTATTTGAACAATGTATCTGTATGCGTACTGTGG
Protein-coding sequences here:
- the LOC127653688 gene encoding protein cereblon-like → MAAERGGGDNNINDEMGNQLQLLPENEEGEEDGMETDDRDGEAAEKPSVINFDTSLPTSHAYLGSDMEEFHGRTLHDEDSVQNLPVLPHVALILIPGQTLPLQLFRPQEVSMFRTLISHDRTFAVLAHSPDASGVEIKAEFGTTAEIYAFREEQEYGIETVKIKAVGRQRFRVHDIRTQADGIRQAKVQILTERILPDPLCGLHFLQRLHTHMPQTRQSQTTPQQVRCSQTYRQKKLHCASMTTWPPWVYALYDSNTLMSRVKKQLHEWDENLKDESLPTNPTDFSYRVAACLPIDDALRLQLLKISSAIQRLRCELDIMDRCTSLCCKQCQDTEITSKNEIFSLSLYGPMAAYVNPHGYVHETLTVYKANNLNLIGRPSTLHSWFPGYAWTIAQCRTCGSHMGWKFSAVKKDLSPPRFWGLTRSALLPTIPQGDKGVEGSRLLCL